The sequence TGGATTCGAAGCGTTTGAAGACGCTCGCATGAAGTTTGATGTGCGCTATTACCTGGTCGCCATTCTCTTCATCCTGTTTGATCTGGAAATCGCCTTTCTGTTTCCGTGGGCAATTGCCCAAGGCACAGTCGGCCTCGTAGGCTTCTGGACGGTAATGGTATTCCTCGCCGTGCTGACGGTCGGTTTCATCTACGAATGGAAGAAAGGCGCGCTGGATTGGGAGTAACGCACTCCAGGCACGCTAGCAGAGACGAATATGGCTATTGACGGCATTCTTAAGCAAGGTTTTATCACCACCAGCGCCGATAAGTTCATCAACTGGGCAAAAACCGGTTCGATGTGGCCCATGACCTTTGGTCTGGCGTGCTGTGCGGTGGAGATGATGCATGCGGGCGCGGCCCGTTATGACCTGGACCAATTCGGGATCATTTTCCGCCCGAGCCCGCGGCAATCCGACCTGATGATCGTGGCCGGTACGCTGTGCAATAAGATGG comes from Bordetella holmesii ATCC 51541 and encodes:
- a CDS encoding NADH-ubiquinone/plastoquinone oxidoreductase, chain 3 family protein: MQQYFPVLLFIAVATLIGFALITAGSLLGPRRPYAEKLSPYECGFEAFEDARMKFDVRYYLVAILFILFDLEIAFLFPWAIAQGTVGLVGFWTVMVFLAVLTVGFIYEWKKGALDWE
- a CDS encoding NADH-quinone oxidoreductase, B subunit, encoding MAIDGILKQGFITTSADKFINWAKTGSMWPMTFGLACCAVEMMHAGAARYDLDQFGIIFRPSPRQSDLMIVAGTLCNKMGPALRKVYDQMPEPRWVVSMGSCANGGGYYHYSYSVVRGCDRIVPVDVYVPGCPPTAEALVYGLLQMQNKIRLTNTIAR